One window of the Perca flavescens isolate YP-PL-M2 chromosome 16, PFLA_1.0, whole genome shotgun sequence genome contains the following:
- the gnaz gene encoding guanine nucleotide-binding protein G(z) subunit alpha, with translation MGCRQSSEEKEAARRSRRIDRHLRSESQRQRREIKLLLLGTSNSGKSTIVKQMKIIHSGGFNLDACKEYKPLILYNAIDSLTRIIRALTTLKIDFHNPDRAYDAVQLFALTGPAESKGEITLELQGVMKRLWADSGVQECFQRSNEYHLEDNTAYYLNDLDRISALEFIPTVEDILRSRDMTTGIVENKFTFKELTFKMVDVGGQRSERKKWIHCFEGVTAIIFCVELSGYDLKLYEDNQMSRMAESLRLFDSICNNNWFTNTSLILFLNKKDLLAEKIKRIPLTVCFPDYKGQNTYEEAAVYVQRQFEDLNRNKETKEIYSHFTCATDTSNIQFVFDAVTDVIIQNNLKYIGLC, from the exons ATGGGATGCCGTCAGAGCTCGGAGGAGAAGGAAGCGGCGCGGCGCTCGCGGCGAATCGACCGCCACTTGCGCTCAGAAAGTCAGCGGCAGCGGCGTGAGATCAAGCTACTGTTGCTGGGCACCAGCAACTCAGGCAAGAGCACCATTGTCAAGCAGATGAAGATCATCCACAGCGGAGGCTTCAACCTGGACGCCTGCAAGGAGTACAAGCCCCTCATCCTGTACAATGCCATCGACTCGCTCACCCGCATCATCCGCGCCCTCACTACCCTCAAGATCGACTTTCACAATCCTGATCGCGCCTACGATGCCGTGCAGCTCTTTGCCCTCACAGGGCCGGCTGAGAGCAAAGGGGAGATCACTCTAGAGTTGCAGGGGGTCATGAAACGTCTGTGGGCTGACTCAGGGGTCCAGGAGTGCTTTCAACGATCCAACGAGTACCACTTAGAGGACAACACTGCCTACTACCTGAATGACCTGGACCGCATCTCTGCTCTTGAGTTCATCCCAACCGTAGAGGACATCCTACGGTCCCGTGACATGACCACAGGCATTGTGGAGAACAAGTTCACCTTCAAGGAGCTCACCTTCAAGATGGTAGATGTGGGTGGACAGCGTTCGGAGAGAAAGAAGTGGATCCACTGCTTCGAGGGTGTGACTGCAATCATTTTCTGTGTCGAGCTAAGTGGCTATGACCTCAAACTCTATGAGGACAACCAGATG AGCCGCATGGCAGAGAGCTTGCGCCTGTTCGACTCCATTTGCAACAACAACTGGTTCACCAACACGTCGCTCATCCTCTTCCTCAACAAGAAGGACCTGTTGGCTGAGAAGATCAAACGCATTCCTCTGACAGTGTGCTTCCCTGACTACAAAGGTCAGAACACCTATGAGGAGGCAGCTGTCTATGTGCAACGGCAGTTTGAGGACCTCAACCGCAACAAGGAGACCAAGGAGATCTATTCGCACTTCACCTGTGCCACTGACACCAGCAACATCCAGTTTGTGTTCGACGCTGTCACGGACGTGATCATCCAGAACAATCTCAAGTACATTGGGCTATGCTAG